The following are from one region of the Flavobacteriaceae bacterium UJ101 genome:
- the thiC gene encoding phosphomethylpyrimidine synthase (Catalyzes the synthesis of the hydroxymethylpyrimidine phosphate (HMP-P) moiety of thiamine from aminoimidazole ribotide (AIR) in a radical S-adenosyl-L-methionine (SAM)-dependent reaction; Belongs to the ThiC family.; KEGG: rag:B739_1588 phosphomethylpyrimidine synthase): MKKDQIPSKEQITTTPFPNSEKIYVSGDLYPEIKVAMRKISLSPTVDSFTQKKSENAPVIVYDTSGPYTDDNKDINVHKGIERIREQWILNRNDVEKLEDFTSKYTHQRLEDTKLQALRFSHLKKPLRAKKGKNVTQMHYAKKGIITPEMEYIAIRENQKLDAVHSLSKQHEGESFGADIPSKITPEFVRSEVARGRAVIPCNINHPESEPMIIGRNFLVKINANIGNSATTSSIEEEVEKAVWACRWGADNIMDLSTGKNIHETREWIVRNSPVPIGTVPIYQALEKVNGKAEDLTWEIFKDTLIEQAEQGVDYFTIHAGVRLHYVPMTAKRITGIVSRGGSIMAKWCLAHHKESFLYTHFEEICEILKQYDVAISLGDGLRPGCIADANDEAQFAELETLGELTKIAWKHDVQTFIEGPGHVPMHKIKENMTKQLEACGEAPFYTLGPLTTDIAPGYDHITSGIGAAMIGWYGTAMLCYVTPKEHLGLPNKEDVRTGVITYKLAAHAADLAKGHPGAQYRDDALSKARFEFRWEDQFNLSLDPERAREYHDETLPAQGAKIAHFCSMCGPHFCSMKISKEVRDYAAENNLDSQEAIAKGMEDKAEEFKEKGNEVYL; the protein is encoded by the coding sequence ATGAAAAAAGATCAAATTCCTTCTAAGGAACAGATTACCACTACTCCATTTCCTAACTCAGAAAAAATATACGTTTCAGGTGATTTATATCCTGAAATAAAAGTAGCTATGAGAAAGATTTCACTTTCTCCTACAGTGGATTCTTTTACTCAAAAAAAGAGTGAAAACGCACCAGTAATAGTCTATGATACAAGCGGTCCTTATACTGATGATAATAAAGATATTAATGTTCATAAAGGAATAGAACGTATTCGAGAACAATGGATTTTAAATCGAAATGATGTTGAAAAATTAGAAGATTTTACTTCAAAATATACACATCAACGTTTAGAGGATACAAAATTACAAGCCTTACGATTTTCTCATCTTAAAAAACCACTTAGAGCGAAGAAAGGAAAGAATGTTACTCAAATGCACTATGCCAAAAAAGGTATTATTACACCGGAAATGGAATATATTGCGATCCGTGAAAATCAAAAATTAGATGCAGTTCATTCTTTAAGCAAGCAACATGAAGGTGAAAGTTTTGGAGCTGACATACCCTCTAAAATTACACCTGAATTTGTTCGAAGTGAAGTAGCGAGAGGGCGAGCAGTTATTCCGTGTAATATTAACCATCCTGAAAGTGAACCCATGATTATTGGACGTAATTTTTTAGTTAAAATTAATGCAAATATTGGGAACTCAGCAACTACTTCAAGTATTGAAGAAGAAGTTGAAAAAGCCGTTTGGGCATGCCGTTGGGGTGCCGATAATATCATGGATCTTTCAACAGGTAAAAATATTCATGAAACACGAGAATGGATTGTACGCAACTCCCCTGTTCCAATAGGAACGGTTCCTATTTATCAAGCATTAGAAAAAGTGAATGGAAAAGCAGAAGATTTAACTTGGGAAATTTTTAAGGATACCCTTATAGAGCAAGCAGAACAAGGTGTTGATTATTTTACAATTCATGCAGGAGTGCGTTTACACTATGTTCCTATGACAGCAAAACGTATTACAGGTATCGTCTCTCGAGGAGGATCTATTATGGCAAAATGGTGTTTAGCACATCATAAAGAAAGCTTTTTATATACCCATTTTGAAGAAATATGTGAAATTTTAAAACAATATGATGTGGCTATTTCTTTAGGAGATGGTTTACGACCAGGTTGTATTGCTGATGCCAATGATGAAGCCCAATTTGCAGAATTAGAAACGTTAGGTGAATTAACAAAAATAGCCTGGAAACATGATGTACAAACCTTTATCGAGGGGCCTGGGCATGTACCTATGCATAAAATAAAAGAAAATATGACCAAACAATTAGAAGCTTGTGGAGAAGCTCCTTTTTATACCTTAGGTCCTTTAACAACGGATATAGCACCGGGGTATGATCATATTACTTCAGGAATTGGAGCTGCAATGATCGGATGGTATGGAACTGCCATGCTTTGTTATGTAACACCTAAAGAACATTTGGGTTTACCCAATAAAGAAGATGTTCGCACGGGAGTCATTACTTATAAATTAGCTGCCCATGCTGCAGATTTAGCTAAAGGACATCCAGGAGCACAATATCGTGATGATGCCTTGAGTAAAGCCCGATTCGAGTTTCGTTGGGAAGATCAATTTAATTTATCATTAGATCCTGAAAGAGCCAGAGAATACCACGATGAAACATTACCTGCTCAAGGTGCAAAAATAGCTCATTTTTGTTCCATGTGTGGCCCTCACTTCTGCTCCATGAAGATTTCAAAAGAGGTACGTGATTATGCTGCAGAGAACAACTTAGACTCTCAAGAAGCTATTGCAAAAGGAATGGAAGACAAAGCTGAAGAATTTAAAGAAAAAGGAAACGAAGTTTATTTATAA
- the thiE gene encoding thiamine phosphate synthase (KEGG: sht:KO02_06375 thiamine-phosphate pyrophosphorylase) yields MLIVISQEENSTNEMMVLQQLFELGLTTFHLRKPFQTIEETRHYLNKIPSKYHSNIVLHQYHELVDEYNVKGIHLKENDRVKRAFELEDDILFFKKKYNKTVSSSFHALKGIVNSPILFDYVFLSPVFHSISKKNYSGKQFDVHSIHQKTIALGGISFTTIPKAIKLGYDGVAVMGSIWKNKNPIVEFKKIQSCLYPAPSH; encoded by the coding sequence ATGCTAATTGTTATTTCACAAGAAGAAAATAGTACAAATGAAATGATGGTTTTACAACAATTATTTGAACTCGGTTTAACTACATTTCATCTTAGAAAACCTTTTCAAACTATTGAAGAAACACGTCACTATTTGAATAAAATTCCAAGTAAATATCATTCAAATATTGTACTACATCAATATCATGAACTTGTTGATGAATATAATGTAAAAGGTATTCATTTAAAGGAAAATGATCGAGTAAAAAGGGCTTTTGAACTTGAAGATGATATACTATTTTTTAAGAAAAAGTATAATAAAACCGTAAGTTCATCCTTTCACGCCTTAAAGGGAATAGTAAACTCCCCTATTCTTTTTGATTATGTATTTCTAAGTCCTGTTTTTCATTCTATTTCAAAGAAAAATTATAGTGGGAAACAATTTGATGTACACTCTATTCATCAAAAGACCATTGCTTTAGGAGGTATTTCTTTTACAACGATTCCAAAAGCAATAAAATTAGGATACGATGGTGTTGCCGTTATGGGAAGTATTTGGAAAAATAAAAATCCAATAGTTGAATTTAAAAAAATACAATCATGTCTCTATCCCGCCCCATCGCATTAA
- a CDS encoding hydroxymethylpyrimidine kinase (Catalyzes the phosphorylation of hydroxymethylpyrimidine phosphate (HMP-P) to HMP-PP, and also probably that of HMP to HMP- P; In the N-terminal sectio; belongs to the ThiD family; In the C-terminal sectio; belongs to the thiaminase-2 family.; KEGG: nmo:Nmlp_3884 hydroxymethylpyrimidine/phosphomethylpyrimidine kinase), which produces MSLSRPIALTISGLDPSAGAGMLADIKTFENLKCYGLGVCSANTIQNEKQFTACFWTPKEHILKQLDTVLSNYSIEYIKIGIIEDWNYLLEIIQCIKAQNKAVKIILDPVIQSSTGFYFHENERIMIDILKHLYLITPNYKEIQQFFPDQSILESIQILQSQCNVLLKGGHRESQKGLDELFLTNGNVIQYTSQQLSKYEKHGSGCVFSSAITAYLALGNSLVVACQKAKLYIEQFLNSNPTLLGYHTL; this is translated from the coding sequence ATGTCTCTATCCCGCCCCATCGCATTAACTATATCAGGTTTAGATCCTTCAGCAGGTGCTGGAATGTTAGCTGATATCAAAACATTTGAAAACTTGAAATGTTATGGTCTTGGAGTTTGTTCAGCCAATACAATTCAAAATGAAAAGCAATTTACAGCTTGTTTCTGGACACCAAAAGAGCATATTTTAAAACAGCTGGATACTGTATTGAGTAATTATTCCATTGAATATATAAAAATTGGAATCATTGAAGATTGGAATTATTTATTGGAAATAATTCAATGTATAAAAGCTCAAAATAAAGCTGTAAAAATTATACTAGATCCTGTAATACAATCTAGTACAGGTTTTTACTTCCATGAAAATGAACGTATTATGATAGATATTTTAAAACACCTCTATCTTATTACACCCAATTATAAAGAAATTCAACAATTTTTTCCTGATCAATCCATTCTTGAGAGTATACAAATATTGCAATCACAATGTAATGTATTGCTGAAAGGAGGTCATCGTGAAAGTCAAAAAGGATTAGACGAATTATTTCTTACCAATGGAAATGTAATTCAATATACATCACAACAACTATCGAAATACGAAAAACATGGTAGCGGTTGTGTTTTTTCTTCTGCTATTACGGCTTATTTAGCTTTAGGAAACTCATTAGTTGTAGCATGTCAAAAAGCAAAATTATATATCGAACAATTTTTAAATTCAAATCCTACTCTATTAGGATATCATACATTATAA
- a CDS encoding thiamine phosphate synthase (Condenses 4-methyl-5-(beta-hydroxyethyl)thiazole monophosphate (THZ-P) and 2-methyl-4-amino-5-hydroxymethyl pyrimidine pyrophosphate (HMP-PP) to form thiamine monophosphate (TMP); Belongs to the thiamine-phosphate synthase family.; KEGG: sgn:SGRA_1454 thiamine-phosphate pyrophosphorylase), translating into MKSLLYYISQGETPADHLKNIENVCRAGISWIQLRMKNTSESIVLKTAQKAKIICDQYHAKLIINDHPSVAQKVNAYGLHLGLNDLTPDEARKIFKKGLIGGTANTLDDCLLRIEQQVDYIGLGPFRYTQTKEKLSPILGIEGYQTILKHLKKQNYSIPIVAIGGIKSPDFEPLLETGIHKIAVSGILSNQSSETIHSIFKP; encoded by the coding sequence ATGAAGTCATTATTATATTATATTTCACAAGGTGAAACCCCTGCAGATCATTTAAAGAATATTGAAAATGTATGTAGAGCAGGTATTTCATGGATTCAATTACGTATGAAAAACACGTCCGAATCTATTGTATTAAAAACAGCTCAAAAAGCAAAAATTATCTGTGATCAGTATCATGCTAAATTGATTATTAACGATCATCCTTCAGTAGCTCAAAAAGTTAATGCTTATGGATTACATTTAGGCTTAAACGATTTAACACCCGACGAAGCTAGAAAAATTTTTAAAAAGGGTCTTATAGGAGGTACAGCCAATACATTAGATGATTGTTTATTACGAATTGAACAACAAGTAGATTATATTGGTTTAGGTCCTTTTCGATATACTCAAACAAAAGAAAAATTAAGTCCTATTTTAGGTATTGAAGGATATCAAACTATTTTGAAACATTTAAAAAAGCAAAACTATTCTATTCCTATTGTTGCTATAGGAGGTATAAAATCACCTGATTTTGAGCCGCTATTAGAAACCGGAATTCATAAAATTGCCGTTTCAGGAATTCTTTCAAATCAAAGTAGTGAAACCATACATTCTATTTTCAAACCATAA
- the thiG gene encoding thiazole synthase (Catalyzes the rearrangement of 1-deoxy-D-xylulose 5- phosphate (DXP) to produce the thiazole phosphate moiety of thiamine. Sulfur is provided by the thiocarboxylate moiety of the carrier protein ThiS. In vitro, sulfur can be provided by H(2)S; Belongs to the ThiG family.; KEGG: kpa:KPNJ1_05225 thiazole synthase) has translation MNKDLLRIADKTFSSRLFTGTGKFSTPNLMKEAISISDSELVTVALKRVDIEKENDHLLSYLNDEKINLLPNTSGVRNAEEAIFAAKLAREAFQTNWIKLEIHPDPKYLLPDPIETLKAAEKLVKLGFVVMPYIHADPVLCKRLEDVGIQSVMPLGSPIGSNQGIKTKEFLEIIIEQSNVPVIVDAGIGAPSHAAYAMELGADAVLINTAISVSPNPIEMAKAFKLAVQAGRTAYQAKLAPQDQKAHASSPLTSFLNDSF, from the coding sequence ATGAATAAAGATCTATTACGAATAGCTGATAAAACATTTTCATCACGATTGTTTACAGGAACAGGAAAATTCAGTACTCCGAATTTAATGAAAGAAGCGATTTCTATTTCTGATAGTGAATTGGTAACCGTCGCTTTAAAACGTGTGGATATAGAAAAAGAAAACGATCACCTTCTCTCCTATTTAAATGATGAAAAAATTAATTTATTACCCAATACCTCTGGTGTACGAAATGCTGAAGAAGCTATTTTTGCAGCAAAATTAGCACGAGAAGCGTTTCAAACCAATTGGATTAAATTAGAAATTCATCCAGATCCAAAATATTTACTCCCCGACCCCATTGAAACGTTAAAAGCAGCTGAAAAATTAGTCAAATTAGGTTTTGTGGTAATGCCTTACATTCATGCTGATCCCGTATTGTGTAAACGATTGGAAGATGTTGGAATACAAAGTGTGATGCCTCTGGGTTCTCCTATTGGTAGTAATCAAGGAATTAAAACCAAAGAATTTTTAGAAATCATTATAGAGCAAAGTAATGTTCCGGTTATTGTAGATGCCGGTATTGGAGCTCCTTCTCATGCAGCTTATGCAATGGAATTAGGTGCAGATGCAGTCCTTATCAATACAGCCATTTCCGTTTCTCCAAATCCTATTGAAATGGCCAAAGCTTTTAAACTAGCCGTACAAGCTGGTAGGACAGCTTATCAGGCAAAATTAGCGCCACAAGATCAAAAAGCACATGCAAGTTCACCTCTAACCTCCTTTTTAAATGACTCATTTTAA
- the thiH gene encoding 2-iminoacetate synthase (Catalyzes the radical-mediated cleavage of tyrosine to 2-iminoacetate and 4-cresol; Belongs to the radical SAM superfamily. ThiH family.; KEGG: nko:Niako_3572 2-iminoacetate synthase), which yields MTHFKTLLNQYNWDAIHENIQQKTTQDVLNALQKNKRNLEDFKALISPAAKPFLEQMAQMSKSLTQKRFGHTMQMYVPLYLSNECQNICTYCGFSFTNKIPRRTLTHNEILKEVTYLKDKGYDHILLVTGEANQIVNANYIKSVIQLIQDSFSNITIEVQPLDQEEYEELIKEGLYAVLVYQETYNQTTYKKHHPKGKKSNFNYRLETPDRLGKAGIHKIGLGTLLGLEDWRTDSFFTALHLQYLQKTYWKTQYSISFPRLRPFSGGIQPKVNMSDADLVQLICAYRLLDEEIELSISTREHPVFRDHIVSLGITSMSAESKTNPGGYTVEKQSLKQFEISDERTTEQMVGVLKKQGIEAVWKDWEYFK from the coding sequence ATGACTCATTTTAAAACCCTACTAAATCAATACAATTGGGATGCAATACATGAAAATATTCAACAAAAAACAACCCAAGATGTTTTAAATGCTTTGCAAAAAAACAAACGAAATTTAGAAGATTTCAAAGCACTCATATCGCCTGCTGCAAAACCGTTTTTAGAACAGATGGCACAAATGAGTAAATCATTGACACAAAAAAGGTTTGGTCATACTATGCAAATGTACGTTCCACTTTATTTGAGTAATGAATGTCAGAATATTTGTACGTATTGTGGATTTAGTTTTACCAATAAAATTCCAAGACGTACGTTAACACATAATGAAATTTTAAAAGAGGTTACCTACCTAAAAGATAAAGGATACGATCATATTTTATTGGTCACAGGGGAAGCCAATCAAATAGTAAATGCCAATTACATTAAAAGTGTTATTCAATTGATTCAAGACTCTTTTTCTAATATAACCATCGAAGTTCAACCTTTAGATCAAGAAGAATATGAAGAATTGATAAAAGAAGGACTTTATGCAGTTTTGGTTTATCAAGAAACCTATAATCAAACAACGTATAAAAAACATCATCCTAAGGGGAAAAAATCTAACTTTAATTACCGTCTTGAAACTCCAGATCGTTTAGGAAAAGCAGGAATTCATAAAATTGGATTAGGAACTTTATTAGGTCTGGAAGATTGGAGAACAGATAGTTTTTTTACAGCATTGCATTTACAGTATTTACAAAAAACGTATTGGAAAACACAGTATTCCATTTCTTTTCCACGACTTCGCCCTTTTTCAGGAGGAATTCAACCTAAAGTAAATATGTCCGATGCAGATTTGGTTCAACTCATTTGTGCTTATCGTTTATTAGATGAAGAAATAGAATTATCTATTTCAACTCGTGAGCACCCTGTTTTTCGAGATCATATTGTATCACTAGGAATTACCTCTATGAGTGCTGAATCAAAAACAAATCCCGGAGGGTATACAGTTGAAAAACAATCTTTAAAACAATTTGAAATTTCAGATGAGCGTACTACAGAACAAATGGTTGGTGTTCTAAAAAAACAAGGAATTGAAGCTGTTTGGAAGGATTGGGAATATTTTAAATAG
- a CDS encoding putative membrane fusion protein SilB (Component of the sil cation efflux system that confers resistance to silver. May be part of a three-component cation/proton antiporter. Belongs to the membrane fusion protein (MFP) (TC 8.A.1) family.) — protein sequence MKKIAPYSIVLGIGLLLGWLFFGGDHENKSISNSQQEKIEEHQHNEVEEWTCSMHPQIRQPEPGDCPICGMDLIPVEANNSKSETILKNDQIKMTDHALALANVQTTLIGFNNVDDTIQNNELELSGQIEENESSLYTQTAHIGGRLENFSVTYEGEYVKKGQLIGAIYSPEIVTAQQELLIASESKKIQPEIYHAVKQKLRLWKLSNTEINEIERTKKIKTNFPLYADASGIVKQKMATIGTHVQAGAPLYTLTNLSKVWVILEAYEKDIQYLKVGQTVSIKTSAYPDELFKGTISFIEPTLNTQTRTIPIRVEIVNKSMKLKPGMLATATIEHQSNQTKQPMLMIPKSAVIWTGKRSVVYLKPNPEEPVFEMREVELGNRIGQNFQVIQGVNEGDEIVTHGAFTIDSAAQLLGKKSVMNSSKEDLQKEDTVFEVDITFQNQLKSFYNAYIQYKDFLVNDQAVEAHDQAKNTLKLLNEIDENTLSDSAKSYWHTLKKELNTSLESILTSTDISIQRNHFKHLSKYLLAAIKAFGIEQNVYELFCPMVDDDKGASWLSNDHQILNPYYGSKMLKCGEVKQEIISK from the coding sequence ATGAAAAAAATAGCACCCTATAGTATTGTTTTAGGTATTGGATTACTTTTAGGATGGCTCTTTTTTGGAGGAGATCATGAAAATAAAAGTATTTCAAATTCTCAACAAGAAAAAATTGAAGAACATCAGCATAACGAAGTTGAAGAATGGACATGTTCTATGCATCCTCAAATTCGTCAACCTGAACCTGGAGATTGTCCTATTTGTGGAATGGATCTTATTCCGGTAGAAGCAAATAATTCAAAATCAGAAACCATATTAAAAAATGATCAAATTAAAATGACCGATCATGCATTAGCTTTGGCAAATGTACAAACCACTCTAATTGGGTTTAACAACGTTGATGATACAATTCAAAACAACGAATTGGAACTATCGGGTCAGATAGAGGAAAATGAATCATCTTTATATACACAAACCGCTCATATAGGAGGAAGATTAGAAAATTTCAGTGTGACTTATGAAGGAGAATATGTGAAAAAAGGACAATTAATTGGTGCTATCTATTCTCCGGAGATTGTAACAGCTCAGCAAGAACTATTAATTGCTTCTGAAAGTAAAAAAATTCAACCTGAAATTTACCATGCCGTAAAACAAAAGTTAAGGCTATGGAAACTTTCTAATACTGAGATTAATGAAATTGAACGTACAAAAAAAATTAAAACAAATTTTCCACTATATGCGGATGCTTCAGGAATTGTTAAACAAAAAATGGCAACTATTGGAACACACGTACAAGCTGGAGCACCTTTATATACATTAACAAATTTGAGTAAGGTTTGGGTAATTCTGGAAGCTTATGAAAAAGATATTCAATATTTAAAAGTTGGACAGACAGTTTCCATTAAAACATCTGCTTATCCTGATGAATTGTTTAAAGGAACAATCTCTTTTATAGAACCTACTTTAAATACACAAACACGAACGATTCCAATTCGAGTAGAAATTGTCAATAAGAGCATGAAATTAAAACCAGGGATGTTGGCTACAGCTACTATTGAACATCAATCCAATCAAACGAAGCAACCCATGCTAATGATACCTAAATCAGCTGTTATTTGGACAGGAAAACGTTCTGTAGTATACCTGAAACCAAATCCTGAAGAACCTGTTTTTGAAATGAGAGAAGTAGAATTAGGGAATCGTATAGGGCAAAATTTTCAAGTGATACAAGGAGTAAATGAAGGAGATGAAATTGTAACCCATGGTGCTTTTACAATTGATTCTGCTGCTCAATTACTTGGAAAAAAAAGTGTAATGAATTCCTCAAAGGAAGATTTACAAAAAGAAGATACTGTATTTGAAGTAGACATAACATTTCAAAATCAATTGAAGTCATTTTATAATGCTTATATACAGTATAAAGACTTTTTAGTTAACGATCAAGCAGTAGAAGCACATGATCAAGCAAAAAATACATTAAAATTATTAAATGAAATAGATGAAAATACTTTGAGTGATTCCGCAAAATCGTATTGGCATACTTTAAAAAAAGAATTAAATACTTCACTTGAAAGTATTTTGACTTCTACTGATATTTCGATACAGCGAAATCATTTTAAACATCTTTCAAAGTATTTACTAGCAGCAATTAAAGCTTTTGGAATAGAACAAAATGTATATGAGTTATTTTGTCCAATGGTTGATGATGATAAAGGAGCAAGTTGGTTGAGTAACGATCATCAAATTTTAAATCCTTATTATGGCTCAAAAATGTTAAAATGTGGAGAAGTAAAACAAGAAATTATATCAAAATAA